One Bacteriovorax sp. PP10 DNA window includes the following coding sequences:
- a CDS encoding APC family permease — translation MNVFSLSIFGIGTIIGAGIYSVTGIAYGHAGGTLWISFILAGFAAVCTAFSYCELSTMYPSAGAEYIYIRNAFPKIPYLSFIMAMMLFFGGAAISSTVALAFAGYLQFFINVPIYLVAIGLMLICTLINNYGIEQSNRVNILFTFIELIGILLIIWVGFNLNGPVSKPIFNIHKGTLIATSLIFFIYLGFEEIVNLSEEARDPSRDIPKAIFFSLGITTVLYLAVSFAVIRLIRPEVLVLSRSPLADAVSNAAPSLSRVMAGIALFSTANTVLITMLVLSRMVFSMGREGDLPRFLGKVHSSHMIPHIASFFVLVISCGFLYLKNLEMLVSFSSFATLVAFISVNIVLIVLRYTKSHLKRPYLIPLNIGSFPLISFLGILICLVMCMQFEVIIYVTALLIVLISSGYYWGIRLYANLKK, via the coding sequence TTGAACGTCTTTAGCTTAAGCATTTTTGGTATAGGGACTATTATTGGAGCAGGAATTTATTCTGTTACGGGTATAGCTTATGGCCATGCGGGCGGGACATTGTGGATTAGTTTTATCCTGGCAGGCTTCGCTGCAGTTTGTACTGCTTTTTCCTATTGTGAATTATCAACTATGTATCCGTCGGCCGGCGCAGAGTATATCTATATTCGTAATGCTTTTCCAAAAATTCCTTATTTGAGTTTTATCATGGCCATGATGTTATTTTTTGGAGGCGCAGCTATTTCATCAACAGTTGCACTTGCATTTGCTGGATATTTGCAATTTTTTATTAATGTCCCTATCTATTTGGTTGCAATTGGCCTGATGCTAATTTGTACTTTGATTAATAATTATGGAATTGAACAATCCAATCGGGTTAATATACTTTTTACCTTTATTGAATTAATAGGAATTTTATTAATTATTTGGGTTGGTTTTAATTTGAATGGCCCTGTCTCCAAACCAATATTTAATATCCACAAAGGTACTTTAATTGCAACATCACTCATCTTTTTTATCTATCTGGGATTTGAAGAAATTGTTAATCTCTCTGAAGAGGCCCGGGATCCAAGCAGAGATATTCCCAAGGCCATTTTTTTTAGCCTTGGTATAACGACTGTACTTTATTTGGCCGTGAGTTTTGCCGTCATAAGATTAATAAGGCCTGAAGTCCTTGTATTGAGCCGTTCTCCACTTGCGGATGCTGTTAGCAATGCTGCTCCTTCATTGAGTAGAGTTATGGCAGGCATCGCCTTATTTTCAACTGCGAATACTGTTCTAATTACGATGTTAGTTTTATCACGAATGGTTTTTAGTATGGGACGCGAAGGGGATTTGCCACGTTTCTTAGGGAAAGTTCATAGTTCCCATATGATCCCTCATATTGCCTCATTTTTTGTCTTGGTTATTTCTTGCGGTTTTCTGTATTTAAAAAATCTTGAAATGCTTGTTAGCTTTTCATCATTTGCAACTTTGGTGGCATTCATATCAGTCAATATAGTGCTGATAGTACTTCGTTATACTAAATCCCATTTAAAACGTCCTTATTTAATTCCCCTTAATATAGGATCATTCCCATTAATATCATTTTTAGGTATTCTTATTTGTCTTGTAATGTGTATGCAATTTGAAGTCATAATCTATGTGACTGCACTTTTGATTGTTCTCATTAGCTCAGGCTATTATTGGGGAATAAGACTCTATGCTAATTTAAAAAAATAG
- a CDS encoding nitroreductase family protein produces the protein MQKGILITEKLNLIKKEDSFLVDNYIDLIFIRLEARMSLQMEVDTDLKEINNSNDIFTVIKKRHSVRSYTKKMVSEGLIKMLIELATRAPSSMNRQPWGFIIVSNSQLLEKISLKSKAHFLNSLDKNEHKIGELKPLLENEEFNIFYNAPVLIIICAREDENISMKEETSPEADCFLAGENLMLAAIGMGLGTCPIGLSLPVLRTNEIRTTLDIPKGYLPVLPIVVGYPSDNESYVERQRPLIKWIH, from the coding sequence ATGCAAAAGGGAATCCTGATCACGGAAAAATTAAATCTAATAAAAAAAGAAGATAGTTTTCTTGTCGATAATTATATTGATTTAATATTTATACGTTTGGAGGCAAGAATGTCACTACAAATGGAAGTCGATACGGACTTAAAAGAGATTAACAATTCTAATGATATATTTACGGTAATAAAAAAAAGACATTCAGTAAGATCTTATACTAAAAAAATGGTTTCAGAAGGACTTATCAAGATGCTAATTGAGCTCGCAACTCGTGCGCCAAGCTCGATGAATCGTCAGCCTTGGGGGTTTATAATTGTTTCAAATTCACAATTGTTAGAAAAGATTTCTCTAAAATCTAAAGCTCATTTTTTAAATTCATTAGATAAAAATGAACATAAAATAGGCGAACTGAAACCTCTTCTAGAAAATGAAGAATTTAATATATTTTATAATGCTCCAGTTCTTATCATTATATGTGCACGTGAAGATGAGAATATTTCAATGAAAGAGGAGACTAGTCCAGAGGCCGATTGCTTCTTGGCCGGTGAAAATCTTATGCTGGCTGCAATTGGAATGGGGTTAGGAACCTGTCCTATTGGGTTATCGTTGCCTGTCCTTCGAACAAATGAAATAAGAACGACATTAGATATTCCTAAGGGCTATTTGCCCGTTCTGCCTATCGTTGTTGGTTATCCATCTGATAACGAGAGTTATGTTGAGAGACAGCGTCCATTAATTAAATGGATTCATTAA
- a CDS encoding rhodanese-like domain-containing protein: MLLDNKQAIVIDVREPEETSFGIIQGALLLPMSVMNHNRALFEKEISAIPKDKTIVVYCASGRRAQLVGIEVEKLGHKVLSLGAFSSWVDAGLPVTTK, from the coding sequence ATGCTACTAGACAACAAGCAGGCCATTGTCATCGATGTCCGAGAACCAGAAGAAACATCCTTTGGAATTATCCAAGGGGCATTGCTATTACCAATGTCTGTGATGAATCATAATCGCGCTCTATTCGAAAAAGAGATAAGCGCAATTCCAAAAGATAAAACAATTGTTGTCTATTGTGCTTCAGGAAGAAGGGCCCAGCTCGTTGGTATTGAGGTTGAAAAACTGGGGCATAAAGTTTTAAGTTTGGGGGCATTTAGTTCGTGGGTAGATGCTGGTCTGCCGGTAACAACAAAATAA
- a CDS encoding adenine phosphoribosyltransferase, whose protein sequence is MSDITKLIRTIPNYPKDGIMFRDITTLLKDPKGFQTTINMLVEKYKNTDIDYIAGIEARGFILGAALAYALNKGFIPVRKKGKLPGKTITQSYDLEYGSDTIEIHEDSFASGSKILLIDDLIATGGTAIGAITLIEKAGGTIVETAFVVDLPELGGAKKIQNLGHKVFCLCSFEGH, encoded by the coding sequence ATGAGTGATATCACGAAACTAATCAGAACAATCCCTAATTATCCTAAAGACGGGATCATGTTTCGCGATATCACTACTCTCCTTAAAGATCCAAAAGGATTTCAAACAACAATTAATATGTTGGTTGAAAAATACAAAAATACTGACATCGACTATATCGCAGGAATTGAGGCCCGCGGGTTTATTTTAGGTGCTGCTCTTGCCTACGCTCTTAACAAAGGATTCATTCCTGTTAGGAAAAAAGGAAAACTGCCAGGTAAAACAATCACTCAAAGTTACGATCTTGAGTACGGTTCAGACACAATTGAAATTCACGAAGACTCGTTTGCTTCAGGATCAAAGATTCTTCTAATCGACGATTTAATTGCAACTGGTGGAACTGCAATCGGTGCTATTACGTTAATTGAAAAAGCTGGTGGGACAATTGTCGAGACTGCTTTTGTCGTTGATCTTCCAGAGTTGGGTGGAGCAAAGAAAATTCAGAACTTGGGCCATAAGGTTTTCTGTCTTTGTTCTTTTGAAGGACACTAA
- a CDS encoding YceI family protein gives MLKQLIIASALLSSVSAFAKVETLQVDPAASKIVYVGKKVTGQHTGEVKIANGTMNFDGAEFKGADITIDMTTINNTDLTDAEYNKKFVTHMNSDDFFATAKFKTARLVTKTVKKVKGDVYAVTGDLTIKGQTHPLPLKDGETFSVEVTRDGAVAVISFDRTKYDVKYGSGKFFQGLGDKMINDDVQLTVTLKTKK, from the coding sequence ATGTTAAAACAATTGATTATTGCTTCTGCTCTTTTATCTTCAGTTTCAGCTTTCGCTAAAGTTGAAACGCTTCAGGTAGACCCTGCTGCTTCTAAAATCGTTTACGTTGGTAAAAAGGTAACTGGTCAACATACTGGTGAAGTAAAAATTGCAAACGGAACAATGAACTTTGATGGTGCAGAATTCAAAGGTGCAGACATCACTATCGATATGACAACAATCAATAACACTGACCTTACAGATGCTGAATACAACAAAAAATTTGTAACTCACATGAACAGCGACGATTTCTTTGCTACAGCTAAATTCAAAACAGCTAGACTTGTAACTAAGACTGTTAAAAAAGTTAAAGGTGACGTGTACGCTGTAACTGGTGACCTTACAATTAAAGGGCAAACTCACCCACTTCCATTAAAAGATGGTGAAACTTTCAGCGTTGAAGTGACTAGAGATGGTGCAGTTGCAGTTATTTCTTTCGATAGAACAAAATATGACGTTAAGTACGGATCTGGAAAATTCTTTCAAGGTCTAGGTGACAAAATGATCAATGATGATGTTCAATTGACTGTAACGCTAAAAACTAAAAAATAG
- a CDS encoding Crp/Fnr family transcriptional regulator has translation MESCQNCPALKKSIFCNQHNSGPGDYPIQKRQLYLKKGQSLFTQNATLNGIYCIKKGNIKVVKSNNNGNETILRIANAGDIIGEDILLENNEFDKTGIAISDAVVCYIDKKSFSKLINNRNIGLNLLKKTLDVLKKAEEHICSCHQKKVIERLSELLLDFKKNVGSYENEKWKIDLNLNREELAMLIGTAPETAIRAFSELKKMGIISGQKIVYILKEKELISMAKNN, from the coding sequence ATGGAAAGTTGTCAAAATTGTCCAGCGCTAAAAAAAAGCATATTTTGTAATCAGCATAATTCGGGGCCAGGTGATTATCCAATACAAAAAAGGCAGCTATATTTAAAAAAAGGACAAAGTCTATTTACTCAGAATGCGACTCTCAATGGAATTTACTGCATTAAAAAAGGAAATATCAAGGTCGTAAAATCTAACAACAATGGCAACGAAACAATTTTAAGAATTGCAAATGCTGGAGATATAATTGGAGAGGACATATTATTGGAGAATAATGAGTTTGATAAAACGGGCATTGCAATTTCAGATGCTGTAGTTTGCTACATTGATAAAAAATCATTTAGCAAACTTATTAACAATAGAAACATCGGTCTGAATCTATTAAAAAAAACGCTCGATGTATTAAAAAAAGCTGAAGAACATATTTGCTCTTGTCATCAAAAGAAAGTTATTGAACGCTTATCTGAGCTTCTGCTAGATTTCAAAAAAAATGTAGGTTCGTATGAGAATGAAAAATGGAAGATAGACTTGAATCTAAACCGGGAAGAACTGGCGATGCTAATAGGGACGGCCCCTGAAACGGCCATACGTGCATTTTCTGAGCTAAAAAAAATGGGAATTATTTCAGGTCAAAAAATAGTCTACATCCTCAAGGAAAAAGAATTAATATCTATGGCAAAAAATAATTAA
- a CDS encoding response regulator transcription factor, whose amino-acid sequence MDKIFHILIAEDEPTIAGKVKLLVEELNWSPVVVHNIPDLLETLSSSKIQFDIVVLDRMMSGSDSADYVASLRMQYPALKIIILSAIDSSLEKAKLIDRGADDYLAKPFETTEFQARLKALVRRSGSAATNLNYEVANISLDLIQRSVSVAGTVLNLTAKEFLVLHALCSSIGKIYSKNQLIESIWGFSLENETNVVESTVNSLRRKLEQAGAKAQIKNTRYVGYWIEI is encoded by the coding sequence ATGGATAAAATATTTCATATCTTGATCGCTGAAGATGAACCCACTATTGCTGGAAAAGTAAAACTCTTAGTTGAAGAGTTAAACTGGAGTCCGGTAGTCGTTCATAATATTCCCGACCTCCTGGAGACTCTGTCTTCAAGTAAAATACAATTTGATATTGTGGTCCTCGATCGCATGATGAGTGGCTCGGATTCGGCCGATTATGTGGCCTCATTGCGTATGCAATACCCTGCTTTAAAGATCATTATTTTATCGGCCATCGATTCTTCTTTGGAAAAAGCAAAACTTATTGACCGTGGTGCTGACGACTATCTCGCTAAACCTTTTGAGACGACGGAGTTCCAGGCAAGACTTAAGGCCTTAGTCAGAAGATCAGGATCTGCCGCTACCAATTTAAATTATGAAGTGGCCAATATTTCACTGGATTTAATTCAACGAAGTGTCTCTGTTGCAGGCACGGTCTTAAATTTAACGGCCAAAGAATTCTTAGTTTTACATGCCCTTTGCTCGAGTATCGGAAAAATCTATAGTAAAAATCAGTTGATTGAATCCATCTGGGGATTCTCGCTGGAAAATGAAACGAATGTGGTTGAGTCGACGGTTAACAGCTTAAGACGTAAGCTTGAACAGGCCGGAGCGAAAGCTCAAATTAAAAATACCCGTTACGTAGGATACTGGATTGAAATCTAG
- a CDS encoding potassium channel family protein — MKNATKEKKHRLILMSLNFFLAEIFILIKSPVFALLTILGNVMIGTFSLAFYFFELNHNVKIHSYLDALWWGMATATTTGYGDITPVTIQGKVLGIILMLTGMALFAMFTALFAKTILNSSTYYRHED; from the coding sequence ATGAAAAACGCTACAAAAGAAAAAAAGCACAGATTAATTCTTATGAGTCTAAATTTTTTTCTCGCAGAAATCTTTATACTCATCAAGAGTCCTGTTTTCGCATTACTTACAATATTAGGTAACGTAATGATAGGTACTTTCAGTCTGGCATTTTATTTTTTTGAATTAAATCACAATGTTAAAATTCATAGTTATTTGGATGCTCTATGGTGGGGAATGGCAACAGCAACCACAACCGGATATGGGGACATTACTCCAGTTACAATTCAAGGAAAAGTTCTCGGCATCATTCTAATGCTTACAGGCATGGCATTGTTTGCAATGTTTACTGCTTTATTTGCAAAAACAATTCTAAATAGCTCCACTTATTATCGTCACGAAGACTAG
- a CDS encoding AAA family ATPase, which translates to MDFNIKYVVITGGPGAGKTAVLEMIKKMNLLNTTILPEAASILFTGGFWRLPSKSGRASAQRAIFNVQNEMETLVKEENKWNFALCDRGTLDGLAYWPYDEDLFWKMNHTSLSKELSKYAAIIHLRTPTETQGYNNINPLRIENALTAREIDNKIADIWKDHPMYVDIESYDNFLTKTQIAIDLVNKIMS; encoded by the coding sequence ATGGATTTTAATATTAAATACGTAGTCATTACAGGTGGTCCTGGAGCAGGAAAAACAGCAGTCCTCGAAATGATCAAAAAAATGAATCTGCTGAATACTACAATTTTACCAGAAGCTGCGTCTATTTTGTTCACTGGTGGATTTTGGAGACTTCCAAGTAAATCTGGTCGGGCCTCAGCTCAAAGGGCCATTTTTAATGTACAAAATGAAATGGAAACTCTAGTCAAAGAAGAGAATAAATGGAATTTTGCTCTCTGTGATCGTGGAACTCTAGATGGTCTTGCCTATTGGCCCTATGATGAAGACCTCTTCTGGAAAATGAATCACACAAGCTTATCAAAAGAACTATCCAAATATGCTGCTATTATTCATTTACGGACACCAACTGAAACTCAAGGGTATAATAACATCAATCCACTTCGAATTGAAAATGCTTTAACAGCTAGAGAAATTGATAATAAGATCGCTGATATCTGGAAAGATCATCCGATGTATGTGGACATTGAAAGTTATGATAATTTTCTAACCAAGACACAAATAGCAATTGATCTCGTAAATAAGATTATGAGTTAA
- a CDS encoding alpha/beta hydrolase — protein MKILKDYLPYSDQKTNVMYFLPDLTEEVKPTFVVMTHGYTADKSSIINWAIRLSEVGVSCALFDIPGHYQGNYSEVNDFEYFKSHAHELFFEAFKGLTSAFKEEFPLNEHFLEPANMKLALAGHSLGAMLSLKAITMKEFELYEKRAIGVGLGMAPKGVVHLFDTPFYKSTLKVREQLVSPELKPDNVFPWIKDEKNNIEITNQEIHLISGDDDLVVGGDGMERFMEALIAKGNIVTMEKPSRLPHHEPALGAAHVKKYLKKINWI, from the coding sequence ATGAAGATTTTAAAAGACTATCTCCCTTACTCCGACCAAAAAACCAACGTCATGTATTTCCTTCCGGATCTTACGGAAGAAGTAAAACCAACTTTCGTTGTGATGACCCACGGATATACTGCTGATAAAAGTTCAATCATTAATTGGGCCATTCGTTTAAGTGAAGTAGGCGTCTCGTGCGCGCTATTTGATATCCCCGGGCACTATCAGGGAAATTACTCCGAGGTGAACGACTTCGAATATTTTAAGTCTCATGCTCATGAATTATTTTTCGAGGCCTTTAAAGGGCTAACCAGCGCTTTTAAAGAAGAGTTTCCGCTAAACGAACACTTCCTTGAACCAGCGAATATGAAACTGGCCCTTGCGGGTCACTCATTAGGGGCGATGCTTTCATTAAAAGCAATCACCATGAAAGAATTTGAACTTTATGAAAAACGCGCTATCGGTGTCGGTCTGGGAATGGCACCAAAAGGTGTGGTCCATTTATTTGATACTCCTTTTTATAAATCTACTTTAAAAGTGCGCGAGCAATTAGTGTCTCCGGAATTAAAACCAGACAATGTTTTCCCTTGGATTAAGGACGAAAAAAATAATATCGAAATTACGAATCAGGAAATTCATTTAATCAGCGGTGACGACGATCTTGTTGTTGGCGGTGATGGAATGGAGCGCTTTATGGAAGCGCTGATCGCTAAAGGAAATATTGTGACAATGGAAAAACCATCAAGACTTCCTCACCACGAGCCTGCTTTGGGGGCGGCCCACGTTAAAAAATATTTAAAGAAGATCAACTGGATCTAA
- a CDS encoding PAS domain-containing sensor histidine kinase, with protein sequence MSNANFETSSLVSPKLSFVVEDSEKKAKDLLHAIDESSIVAFADLSGEINYVNDKFCEISGYRREELIGRQHNIINSGYHSKEFFVDLWKTIRLGKIWKGEIKNKAKDGSYYWVFTTIVPILDESGRPREFLSIRYDITEKKRLEDENIKNIQEILETKINQETSERFVSSLTHDMRTPLTAAKLSAQMILRNMDNRESVKKFASMIINNLNRTDEMIIDLLNATKIRAGQKIDVQMELCDANDIAKKTIDELVAVYGERFELYIHGDGVGVWSSSGIKRIIENLCINAIKYGDNRKIKVAIITDAKELKIQVQNWGEIIKKDEASNLFNYLQRTFSAQKSHKKGWGIGLTIVKGMAESHHGDVVVTSTHENGTIFTVRLPKQTASDIT encoded by the coding sequence ATGAGTAATGCCAATTTCGAAACTTCTAGTTTGGTATCTCCAAAATTAAGTTTTGTTGTAGAGGATTCAGAAAAAAAAGCGAAGGATCTCTTGCATGCTATAGACGAATCTTCGATAGTTGCTTTTGCTGATCTATCTGGAGAAATTAATTATGTTAACGATAAGTTTTGTGAAATATCAGGATATCGCAGAGAGGAGCTAATTGGCAGACAACATAATATTATTAATTCAGGATATCACTCAAAAGAGTTTTTCGTCGATTTATGGAAGACCATTAGGTTGGGGAAAATTTGGAAGGGTGAAATTAAAAACAAGGCGAAGGATGGCAGTTATTACTGGGTCTTTACAACGATCGTTCCAATTTTAGATGAGAGCGGGAGACCTCGTGAATTTTTGTCAATCCGTTACGATATAACTGAAAAAAAGAGATTAGAAGACGAGAATATAAAAAATATTCAAGAAATTCTTGAAACTAAAATAAATCAAGAAACGAGTGAGCGATTTGTATCATCTCTCACTCATGATATGCGGACTCCTCTGACTGCTGCAAAACTATCAGCACAAATGATTTTAAGAAATATGGATAATCGCGAATCAGTAAAAAAATTTGCTTCAATGATTATAAATAATCTGAATCGAACGGATGAGATGATTATTGATCTTCTGAATGCAACCAAAATTAGGGCCGGGCAAAAAATAGATGTTCAGATGGAGTTATGTGATGCCAACGATATTGCAAAAAAAACAATCGACGAACTCGTTGCAGTATATGGGGAACGATTCGAGTTATATATTCATGGAGATGGAGTTGGTGTCTGGTCATCATCAGGAATTAAGAGAATTATAGAAAATTTATGCATCAATGCAATTAAGTATGGCGATAACCGAAAAATAAAAGTTGCTATTATCACTGATGCAAAGGAATTGAAGATTCAGGTTCAGAATTGGGGGGAGATTATAAAAAAAGATGAGGCGTCTAACTTATTTAATTATCTTCAAAGAACTTTTTCAGCGCAAAAAAGTCATAAGAAAGGCTGGGGGATTGGGCTTACAATTGTTAAAGGAATGGCAGAATCACATCATGGAGATGTTGTCGTTACGAGTACCCACGAAAATGGTACAATCTTTACAGTAAGGCTTCCGAAGCAGACAGCAAGTGATATAACTTAA
- a CDS encoding HAMP domain-containing sensor histidine kinase, producing MKSRFFLILLFSLSAVGISLSISFSYYLNASRLELLDLQLRDSAITLVNSELSDIKKINFSEAEQLISEELGSDRIGKVFIIRNDNDEILFKSGSASLMDIDPPRSPQTYSYDVKDQTVRILNLKLPKRPGRTLQIGAVLDPSLFDWGLMSNKLVIYLLITIIPIFIFSLALTNYLLNPLKLMANHLQLATHDMQELKPVPSLPKKLFKYTKKSIMNNDEFSTLVENTNNLLERININYKMTKPWTYQLAHEIKTPLSILSFDVESLSDEDLKDKTLINSMKDQIDRISIIVSQFLEWASVENTQQKDNLFALRIAHSIETQCEGLERIYPGRLIYKTKEDFMVISNPQHLQQLINNLLTNALNYSPSDSKVLIETFDNMLRVSDSGSGIPAEVIERIGQPFNCGPQLPQLKHKRSGLGLAWINTITKIYNWNLDIQSGANGTVITIKFTKNLTT from the coding sequence TTGAAATCTAGATTTTTTCTCATTCTTCTTTTTTCATTAAGTGCTGTAGGAATTTCTCTTTCTATTTCTTTTTCTTATTACCTCAATGCTTCCAGGCTTGAGCTTTTAGATTTGCAGTTAAGAGACAGTGCCATTACCTTAGTTAACTCTGAACTCTCAGATATTAAGAAAATTAATTTCTCTGAAGCTGAACAATTGATTTCTGAAGAATTAGGAAGTGATCGAATCGGGAAAGTTTTTATTATCAGAAATGATAATGATGAAATTCTTTTTAAATCAGGTAGTGCCTCTTTAATGGATATTGACCCACCGAGATCGCCGCAGACTTATAGTTATGATGTCAAAGATCAAACTGTCCGTATTTTAAATTTAAAACTTCCGAAGCGCCCGGGAAGAACTCTGCAAATTGGGGCCGTTCTTGATCCAAGTCTTTTTGACTGGGGGTTGATGTCTAATAAACTGGTGATCTACTTACTTATTACCATCATCCCTATTTTTATTTTTTCATTGGCGCTGACAAATTATCTTTTAAATCCTCTTAAGCTGATGGCCAATCATTTACAATTGGCAACCCATGATATGCAGGAATTAAAACCTGTTCCCAGTCTTCCGAAAAAACTTTTTAAGTACACAAAAAAATCCATCATGAACAATGATGAATTCTCTACCTTGGTTGAAAACACTAACAATTTGCTCGAGAGAATTAACATCAATTACAAAATGACCAAACCCTGGACTTACCAGCTTGCTCATGAAATCAAGACACCACTTTCTATTTTGAGCTTTGATGTTGAATCGCTATCCGATGAAGACTTAAAAGATAAAACTCTGATTAATTCGATGAAAGATCAAATCGATCGCATCTCCATCATCGTCTCACAGTTTCTTGAATGGGCCAGTGTTGAGAATACTCAGCAAAAAGATAATCTCTTCGCACTTAGAATCGCCCACTCAATTGAGACTCAATGTGAAGGACTGGAGAGGATTTATCCGGGAAGACTGATCTATAAAACTAAAGAAGATTTTATGGTGATCTCTAATCCACAACATCTTCAGCAGCTCATTAATAATCTTTTAACTAATGCGCTAAATTATTCGCCGAGTGATTCAAAAGTTTTGATTGAAACTTTTGACAACATGCTAAGAGTTTCTGACTCAGGCAGCGGAATCCCCGCTGAAGTTATTGAAAGGATCGGCCAGCCTTTTAATTGCGGGCCACAACTTCCACAGTTAAAACACAAACGCTCTGGTTTAGGACTAGCGTGGATTAACACAATTACAAAAATCTATAACTGGAATCTTGATATTCAATCAGGGGCAAATGGCACAGTTATCACTATTAAATTTACAAAAAATTTAACGACTTAA
- a CDS encoding LysR family transcriptional regulator, whose amino-acid sequence MTLEQLLTIDAIVKEGSFKAAADYLHKSQPSISMAVKKLEEEYQINLFSRDEYRPSLTADGRVFYDKAKLLIREFRELEALAEQMSKGVESEIRVSIDAVSPVSLVLKFLKDFFSKHPATRLTLKFEVLSGTIERLIDGDVNIAITPKPQVEYTFDSRSITMTKMITVISTQLIKDEEKVTDVFLRSHNQIILADSARRIAKINSGVLAGSKSLTVTDMGFKKELIMQGLGWGGLPYGLVKDELASKKLTRIETALIKDRDIEIFIVRDASKPMGPVMKELWERAEEGAIG is encoded by the coding sequence ATGACACTAGAACAGCTTCTAACAATTGATGCCATTGTAAAAGAGGGAAGTTTTAAGGCCGCGGCCGACTACCTTCATAAAAGCCAGCCATCAATCAGCATGGCCGTCAAAAAACTTGAAGAAGAGTATCAGATCAATTTGTTCTCTCGCGATGAATACCGCCCAAGTTTAACGGCAGATGGAAGAGTCTTTTACGATAAAGCAAAACTACTTATTCGTGAGTTCAGAGAGCTCGAAGCTCTCGCCGAGCAAATGAGTAAGGGAGTGGAAAGCGAAATCCGTGTCAGTATCGACGCCGTTAGTCCGGTATCACTTGTTCTAAAGTTCCTTAAAGACTTTTTCTCTAAGCACCCGGCTACCCGCCTGACTTTGAAGTTTGAAGTGCTCTCTGGGACGATTGAGAGGCTTATAGATGGAGATGTGAACATTGCCATTACTCCGAAGCCGCAGGTTGAGTACACTTTTGATTCAAGAAGCATTACGATGACGAAAATGATCACCGTGATTAGCACTCAGTTAATTAAAGATGAAGAAAAAGTCACTGATGTTTTTTTGCGCTCACATAACCAGATTATTCTGGCCGATTCGGCGAGAAGAATTGCAAAAATAAACAGCGGCGTTCTGGCCGGATCAAAAAGTTTAACTGTCACTGATATGGGATTTAAAAAAGAATTGATCATGCAAGGACTCGGATGGGGTGGACTTCCCTATGGATTAGTGAAAGATGAACTTGCTTCTAAAAAACTCACACGCATTGAAACTGCATTGATAAAAGACCGCGATATTGAGATTTTCATTGTGAGAGATGCCAGTAAACCGATGGGGCCAGTGATGAAAGAATTGTGGGAGAGAGCAGAAGAAGGGGCGATTGGTTAA
- a CDS encoding Hsp20/alpha crystallin family protein: MHLTPFKHRNKAPVTYNPRFGSDLSTLQREMNSLMNNFFDLGEFSSPLNFSSSVYPTIDIKEDENKYLIDADVPGMSDKDINLDVRNNILTISGKVDTETKDENKGYVCVERSHESFSRDIYLASDVDMDSVKAELKNGVLHIEMNKSELAKKNHKKIAIKH, from the coding sequence ATGCATTTAACGCCGTTTAAGCACAGAAACAAAGCACCAGTGACTTATAATCCCAGATTCGGTTCGGATTTGAGTACTTTACAAAGAGAAATGAATTCTTTGATGAACAACTTTTTTGATTTGGGGGAGTTTTCATCACCTTTAAATTTCTCCTCGAGTGTTTATCCCACAATAGATATCAAAGAGGACGAAAACAAATATTTAATAGATGCAGATGTTCCTGGTATGAGTGATAAAGATATCAATCTAGATGTCCGTAATAATATTCTAACGATTAGTGGAAAAGTAGATACTGAAACCAAGGATGAGAATAAAGGGTATGTCTGCGTCGAGCGTAGTCACGAATCTTTTAGTCGAGATATTTATCTAGCAAGTGATGTTGATATGGATAGTGTAAAGGCCGAATTAAAAAATGGAGTTTTGCATATTGAAATGAATAAAAGTGAGTTGGCAAAGAAGAACCATAAGAAAATTGCGATTAAGCATTAG